The following DNA comes from Streptomyces sp. Ag109_O5-10.
AGCTGTCCGAGGCGATCCGGCTGGGGCTGGTGGCGCCCTATCAGGTGCTGTGCCTGGACATCCGCGATCCCGAACTGCACGCCGCGCTGACGAGCGAGGACACCGGCTCCGCCGCCGTACGCGGCGCGCGACTGGCGGCCGTGCAGACCGGGCTGATGCGCGCGGCCGTCGAGGAGCGTTTCCGACGCGTGCTCTCGTTCCACAGTCGGATCGGGGAGGCGGAGGCAATGGCGGCCGGCGTGCCGGCGATCGCGGCCCGGCTCGCCGACGACGCCCCGGACACCTTCCCACCCGCCGAACGGGTGTGGGCGGACTGGTTGTACGGCGAGCATCCGGCCGGCCACCGCCGCCAGGTGTTGGATGAATTCGCCTCGGATTCCCTCGGAGGAACAGGCTTTGCAGACCGTGACATGCCCGCCGCTTTGCGGGTGTTGAGCTCCGTCCGCGTTCTCGGGGAGGGCGTCGATACCGCCGAATGCGACGCGGTGCTCTTCGCCGACGCGCGCGGCAGCATGATCGATATCGTACAGATGGTCGGGCGAGCACTACGCATGCAGCCAGGTTCTGGAAAACTCGCGACGCTCATCGTGCCGGTGTTCCTGGAGCCGGGCGAGGACGCGAATCAATTGCTCACCTCGGACGCCTACGGCACACTTGCAAAGGTCCTCGGAGCTCTGCGTGCCCACGACACGGACACGATCGAGGCCCTCGCCAACCCCAACATCCGCGACACTCGCTTGCAAGTTGAACCGGACGGTGACGGTGGGCAGTTGCCCGACGACGACGCGGGCGAGAGGCGGAACGAGGAGGACTCCGCGCGGGTGAGCGAGCGAGCGGCTGGAGTGCTGCGGTTCATGGAGGAACGCGATCCGGCAGCCATCGCGCAGTTCGTCAGGTTGCGGGTCATCGACTCCGAGGGCACCTACTGGCGGCGCGGCATCGAAGCCGCCACGCGGTGGCGGCGCGAGACCGGCAGCCCCGAACTGCGCGTGCCCTACACCTTCGTCACGCCCAAATACTGGCAGGGTATCGGCAACCATCCCTTGGGGGTATGGATCGCGGATCAGCGCCGCTACTATGCCGCCGGAACGCTGCAGCCGGAGCGGGTGGCCGAACTCCAGGCGCTGGGCATGGTGTGGTCGGTGCACGACACCGCGTGGGAAGAGGGCCTGACCGTGGCCCGCGCATACGCGGCCGCGGCCGGCGGGATGCTGCTCCCGCCGACCTCCGCAGTGTGGAAGGGCTACCCGATCGGGACATGGGTCAAGAACCAGCGCGCCGCCGCCCGCAAGGCACGGGAGAACGCCGAACGACGCGCAGCAGGTGAGACCGTCCCTTACGCCGGGGAACTGCCACAGGACCGGCTGCTGGCCTTGGATGCGATCGATCCAGGATGGTGCCCCTCCTGGGACATCGGCTGGCAACGCTGCTTCCGCCTCGCCCATGCCCACGTGAAGGCCGGCGGGACGCTGTCGGCGTCCGCCGGCCAAGTCATCGTCCAGGGAGAGGACCTGGGAGCCTGGGCAGCCGCGCAGCGGCACGGTTGGGACAAGCTCCTCCCCGCCCAGCAATGGCTGCTGAGCAGCGCACTCGGCCTGGAGCCGACGAGCGAGAAGAAACGCTCCGCGGGTCGCTCCCAGAGCGCCGCGTGGGCACGGAACATCGCTGCCGCCCGGCAGTTCCGCGCCCGCCAGGGGCACCTGACCGTGCCCCGCAAGCACATCGAGGACGTCGAGGGCGACCCCGTGAAACTGGGCGCGTTCATCAGCAACATGCGCCGCCGCGCCACGACGCTGAGCGCCCAGCGACGCGCCGACCTCGACGAACTAGGGATGAAGTGGTAGTCGCATTCGGCATCCGAGGATGATCCATGAGGCCGCCGCGCCATCCCCACCGCGGCGGCGGGCGGCGAGGTGGCGAAACTCTCCCCACCGGGCAGTCTGTGCGGAGGAACCCCCCAGAGCTTGCTCATGTCGGCCCGGTCAACGCCTCCTGTGCAGCGGCCTCTTCGTTGAAGTACCCGTCCAGGTCCGCGTCCGGCCGCTCAGCCTCGATGGGGTGCCGGTCCGGGGCAAGCGGCGGTCGTGAAGCGCTTTCTACAGCGGCTCCCCGTCGACGGTCTGGTTTTCCGCAGGGTGCACAACGCCCATGTGCGCAAGTCCGCTCACCACGGAACGGCCCTGCTCTCATGGTGGCAAGGTCCATCGGAGAGGGCGACGGGTGCCCGCGGGCACCCTCCACGCGCCCATTCGCTACGCACCCGTCTCATGCTCCGAACGATCGTTGACGAGAGGCTCGCCGTAGGTGATCACGATCGGCCCGTGCGCGGTCGGAGGCCGCCGTGATCTCCTCGTAAGCCCATTTCTTGTACAGACGCTCTCCGTGGGCACCGGTGATGTCGATGACCAGGCCGGCCCACTCCTCGGCGGGCTGTTCGGGGACGAGTCCCAGTTCGTACGTGGCGTCCCGGAGGAGGGATTCGGTGACGCGTATGCCGGTGAGTCTCTCGGCCAGAGCGAGGTTGCAAGGTGCGGATCCAGGCGTAGTCGTGCGCGGTCACCAAGTTCATACGGCGCAGTGTGCCTGACGCCTCTGACAATGCCGGACAGACCGGTTCTCACAGCCGGAGCCAGAACTCGGGCTGAGACCAGTCCGGGTCAGCGACATGATTCGTGTCACGAGCTCTATGGAACGATTGTTATATACATCGCAACTCACAGGCACTGCGGCGCCGATGCGTAGTGTGCGAGGCAACTCAGCACCTCCGGACAGGCGTTGGCGCCCGTCCTCGAAGCCCGCCCGGATTCTCCGCTCACCCCCTTCGCCCGGCCGGGCTTTGATGCCTGCATTCGGGTGGACTGCACACCACAATGCCTGCCGAACTGCTGCACCCTCGCGAAAAGCTCGTAACGTCGGCGGAAATGACGGTGGTTCGGACTCCGGCACCGTCGGCACCGCCGCGGTCCTTTCGGTGCCGACCACCTGCCTGGGATCAGCCACATCCTTGATCCTTCACTATTTCCACGAGATGTGAAAAAAATGAAACGCAGGCGATTGTGGGCGGGGATTTTCGGTGCGGCGGCGATTGCGGCCGGGGTGATCACTTGGGCGGTTCAGTCCCATTCCGGAGCAGCACCTGAATCCGAGTCCGATTTGCTGACCAATCGGACTCAGGACGCCAATACGCTTTTCCAGGCGGCCCTGCTGCAGGAGAAGTACCAGGACTTCCAAGGTGCGACCAGAACCTATCAGCGGGTGCTGGAGCTCGAACCTGACAACAAGCTGGCCTGGTACAACCTGGGGGTCCTCGCACAACGGGACGGCAGGACGGCCGAGGCTCGTGGCGCCTACGACAAGGCGCTGAAGATCGACCCGAAGTACGCCTCGGCCCTCTACAACGAGGCGGTCCTGCTGAAGGCGAGCGATACCGACCAGGCCGTCAGACTCCTGAAGCGCGCCATCGCCGCCAGCCCCCGGGCCGCCACGGCCCACCTCCAGCTGGGCTGGATCCTGACGCAGAAGAAGCACGACGACGAGGCCGAGGACGAGTTCCGCAGTGCCGTCGCGGCCGACCCCTCGCTGTACTCCCAGGTCCCGGAACAGTTCCAGGACGACGTAACGCCCACTCCGACATCGAGTCAGGCAGGTGCCAACGGATGACATCGACCGCAACGCCCAGGTTCTCCGTCTTCACCCCCAGCCACCAGCCCCGCTTCCTCGACGAGTGCCTCAAGGCCCTTCAAGCGCAGACCTGTCCGGACTGGGAGTGGATCGTCGTGCTCAACAACGGCGCCCGGTGGCGGCCCGAGCGGGACGACGAACGGGTCCGGATCGAGATCGCGGACGGCATCCGCGGCGTCGGAGCGGCGAAGCGCAGGGCCTGCGAACTGGCGCGCGGTGAGATCCTCGTCGAACTCGACCACGACGATCTCCTGGCAAAGGCCTGCCTGGCGGAACTGGCCAAAGCATTCGACGCGCATCCCGAGGCCGTCCTCGTATACAGCAACACCGCGCAGATCACCGAGGACGGCAAGCGGGACGAGTCCCGCTTCAACGAGGCACACGGCTGGAAGTACGAGGATGTCCGGGTCGACGGGCGCAAGCTGCTCCAGGCGCTCGCCATGGACCCGACGCCGCACAACGTCTCCTACATCTGGTACGCGCCGAACCACGTTCGGGCATTCCGTAAGCAGAGCTACGAGAAGGCCGGCGGGTACGATGCCACGCGTACGGTGCTGGACGACCAGGACCTGATGTGCCGGCTGTTCCACCTGGGCGACTTCCACCGCATCACCCGCTGTCTGTACCTGCAGCGGATGCATCCCGCGAACACCCAGCGCGACCCGGAGATCAACGCGCACATCCAGCGTGAGACGGTCGCCCTGTACGACAAGTACATCGAGGCCAACGCGCTGGCCTGGACGCACCGCCGCGAACTGCTCGCACTGGACCTCGGCGCGGCGCACCGGAAGCCGCCCGGCTACCTCGGCGTGGACCAGTACCCCGGTAAGGGCGTTGACATCGTCGCGACCCTGCCCGGAAAGCTCGACCTCCCCGACAACTCGGTCGGTCTGCTGCGGGCGGTGGACTTCCTCGAACACGTGCCGGCGAAAGTGCCGCTGATCAACGAGCTGTACCGGCTGCTGGCACCCGGCGGCATGCTCCTCACCATGACGCCCAGCTCCGACGGCCGCGGCGCGTACCAGGACCCGACCCACGTCGCCTACTACAACGAGAACTCGTTCTGGTACTACACGGACAACCAGTACCGCGCCTTCGTGCCCGAGATCAAGGCCAGGTTCCAGTCGTCACGTCTGGTCACCTACTTCCCCACCGAGTGGCACTCCCGGAACAACATCTCCTATGTCGTCGCCAACCTCATCGCGATGAAGGACGGCGCCGAGCGGTGCGGAGGACCGCTGCTGGTCTAGCGCCGGTACACACGCAAAGGCGCCCTGCGGACCGTCAGGTCCGCAGGGCGCCTTTCTTTCCGTCCGGGGGCAGTCGTTCGCCAATCACGCCGACGCCCGTGGGCGGTGAGCGCGCGCCGCTTCGGCCAGCGCAGCGAAGGGGTGCTCGGCGAGGGCCGCGGTCAGCTGGTCCTCCCAGCGCGGGAGGACGGCGAGTCCGCATCGGGCCCAGTTGCCGTGGCCCAAGACCCCGAACGCCGGGCGGGGGGCCCGGCGCGGGAACTCCTCCGAGCCGACAGGGCGGATCCGCTCCGGGTCGAGGCCGGCGAGGCGGAAGATCTCCCGCGCCAGGCCGTACCACGTGGTGCGGCCGTCCGCCGTGCCGTGGTAGACGCCCGCCGGCGCCCGCCCGCCCAGGGCCGCACGGCCGAGCACGGCCAGTCGCCGGGCGAGCGCGCGGGACCAGGTGGGCTGGCCGTGCTGGTCGGCCACCACGTCCAGCGTCTCGTGCCGGGCGGCGAGTTCGAGCATGGTGGCCACGAAGTTGCGGCCGTGCGCGCCGTAGAGCCAAGCGGTACGCACGACATAACCGGTACGCGGCAGCAGTTCGGCGACTGCCCGCTCCCCCGCCAGCTTGCTGCGCCCGTAGGCGTTGACAGGACCTGTCGGCGCGCCCTCGGAGCAGGGCTCACGGGTGTCGCCCGGGAACACGTAGTCGGTGGAGACGTGCAGCAGGAGCGCACCGCTGTCCGCGCAGGCCAGCGCCAGGTGGCGGACACCGGTGCCGTTCACGGCCGTGGCCGCCGCCTCGGACCGCTCGGCGCCGTCGACATCCGTCCAGGCGGCACAGTTGACGACCACATGGTGGCCCCTGACGACCGCGCGGACGGCCATCGGGTCGGTGATGTCCAGTTCGGCACGACCCAGACCAGTCACCACGGTGTCCGGGCGGGTGGCGAGTTCGGCCATCATGTCCTGCCCGAGGAGCCCGCGAGCGCCGGTCACCAGCCATCTGGTGCTCACCGCAGCCCCCCGCTCTCCTTGAGCGGCGCCCACCAGGAGCGGTTTTCGCGGTACCAGGAGACCGTGGCGGCCAGGCCCGCGGCGAAGTCCACTTGCGGCTCGTACCCGAGCTCTTCGCGGATCTTGCCGTCGTCCAGTGAGTAGCGCAGATCGTGGCCCTTGCGGTCGGCCACCTGCTGGACCCGGTCCCAGCCCGCGCCGACCGCGTCCAGCAACAGACCGGTGAGCTTGTGGTTGCTCAGCTCGGTCCCGCCGCCGATGTGATAGACGTCCCCGGCCCTGCCGCCCCGCAGGACCAGGTCGATGCCCCGGCAGTGGTCGGACACGTGCAGCCAGTCGCGGATGTTGCGGCCGTCGCCGTACAGGGGGACCGGCTTCCCGTCGAGCAGGTTGGTGATGAAGAGCGGGATGACCTTCTCGGGGAACTGGTAGGGCCCGTAGTTGTTGGTGCACCGGGTGACGACGACGTCCAGGCCGTGGGTCCGGTGGTAGGCGAGCGCCAGCATGTCGGAGCCGGCCTTCGATGCGGAGTACGGGGAGTTCGGCGCGAGCGGCCACGTCTCGGGCCAGGAGCCTTCGCCGATCGAGCCGTAGACCTCGTCGGTGGAGACGTGGACGAAGCGGCCGACGCGGTGGCGGTGGGCCGCGTCCAGGAGCACCTGGGTGCCCATCACGTTCGTACGGACGAACGGGCCGGAACCGTCGATGGACCGGTCCACGTGCGACTCGGCGGCGAAATGGACCACCGCGTCCTGGGCCGCCATCACCTGGTCGACCACGTCCGGGTCACAGATGTCGCCCCGGACGAATGTGAAACCCGGGTGCTTCGCCACGGGAGCCAGGCTGGCCTCGGTCCCTGAGTACGTGAGTTTGTCGAGGACGGTGATCCGTGTCCTCGGCTGGGACTTCAGCCGTCGGCGGACGTACTCCGAACCGATGAATCCGGCGCCGCCGGTCACAAGAATGCGCATGGCTCTCTGTCTTTCTTACCGTCCAGCGTGCGCCGCGTTCCTGGCAGGCCGGACCGGCTGAGGTCGGTGTCGTAGGACTCGGCGTCGAGTGCGGGGCGGCGCCGGAAGCGGGGGCGGAACGCGCCGGCGCCCCGAGGCCGAAGCCTTGGGGCACCGAAGCTCGTCCGAACCGGGGTGGGCGGTCGTACTGCGTGTACCGCCGCTCACCTTGCGGTGGTCACGGACTGCAGATC
Coding sequences within:
- a CDS encoding glycosyltransferase, which encodes MTSTATPRFSVFTPSHQPRFLDECLKALQAQTCPDWEWIVVLNNGARWRPERDDERVRIEIADGIRGVGAAKRRACELARGEILVELDHDDLLAKACLAELAKAFDAHPEAVLVYSNTAQITEDGKRDESRFNEAHGWKYEDVRVDGRKLLQALAMDPTPHNVSYIWYAPNHVRAFRKQSYEKAGGYDATRTVLDDQDLMCRLFHLGDFHRITRCLYLQRMHPANTQRDPEINAHIQRETVALYDKYIEANALAWTHRRELLALDLGAAHRKPPGYLGVDQYPGKGVDIVATLPGKLDLPDNSVGLLRAVDFLEHVPAKVPLINELYRLLAPGGMLLTMTPSSDGRGAYQDPTHVAYYNENSFWYYTDNQYRAFVPEIKARFQSSRLVTYFPTEWHSRNNISYVVANLIAMKDGAERCGGPLLV
- a CDS encoding tetratricopeptide repeat protein, with the protein product MKRRRLWAGIFGAAAIAAGVITWAVQSHSGAAPESESDLLTNRTQDANTLFQAALLQEKYQDFQGATRTYQRVLELEPDNKLAWYNLGVLAQRDGRTAEARGAYDKALKIDPKYASALYNEAVLLKASDTDQAVRLLKRAIAASPRAATAHLQLGWILTQKKHDDEAEDEFRSAVAADPSLYSQVPEQFQDDVTPTPTSSQAGANG
- the rfbB gene encoding dTDP-glucose 4,6-dehydratase; this translates as MRILVTGGAGFIGSEYVRRRLKSQPRTRITVLDKLTYSGTEASLAPVAKHPGFTFVRGDICDPDVVDQVMAAQDAVVHFAAESHVDRSIDGSGPFVRTNVMGTQVLLDAAHRHRVGRFVHVSTDEVYGSIGEGSWPETWPLAPNSPYSASKAGSDMLALAYHRTHGLDVVVTRCTNNYGPYQFPEKVIPLFITNLLDGKPVPLYGDGRNIRDWLHVSDHCRGIDLVLRGGRAGDVYHIGGGTELSNHKLTGLLLDAVGAGWDRVQQVADRKGHDLRYSLDDGKIREELGYEPQVDFAAGLAATVSWYRENRSWWAPLKESGGLR
- a CDS encoding DUF6461 domain-containing protein, translated to MAERLTGIRVTESLLRDATYELGLVPEQPAEEWAGLVIDITGAHGERLYKKWAYEEITAASDRARADRDHLRRASRQRSFGA
- a CDS encoding DEAD/DEAH box helicase, translated to MSRIDLRPHQVEASDAILRNLSVAPGGRIPPEGLRTQVIAATGSGKTLIGVESANRLSARRVLVLVPTLDLLTQMARAWRRGGRQGTMVGVCSLRPEDSDGVPCTTNPEELVAWTRDLESVTVFATYAAVGLRLLQRAHECGLPMWDLMIVDEAHRTSGDAGKPWAAVHDQKQIPSVRRLYMTATARIWEAEGKAYRLMASMDEDSPVFGPVAYKLKLSEAIRLGLVAPYQVLCLDIRDPELHAALTSEDTGSAAVRGARLAAVQTGLMRAAVEERFRRVLSFHSRIGEAEAMAAGVPAIAARLADDAPDTFPPAERVWADWLYGEHPAGHRRQVLDEFASDSLGGTGFADRDMPAALRVLSSVRVLGEGVDTAECDAVLFADARGSMIDIVQMVGRALRMQPGSGKLATLIVPVFLEPGEDANQLLTSDAYGTLAKVLGALRAHDTDTIEALANPNIRDTRLQVEPDGDGGQLPDDDAGERRNEEDSARVSERAAGVLRFMEERDPAAIAQFVRLRVIDSEGTYWRRGIEAATRWRRETGSPELRVPYTFVTPKYWQGIGNHPLGVWIADQRRYYAAGTLQPERVAELQALGMVWSVHDTAWEEGLTVARAYAAAAGGMLLPPTSAVWKGYPIGTWVKNQRAAARKARENAERRAAGETVPYAGELPQDRLLALDAIDPGWCPSWDIGWQRCFRLAHAHVKAGGTLSASAGQVIVQGEDLGAWAAAQRHGWDKLLPAQQWLLSSALGLEPTSEKKRSAGRSQSAAWARNIAAARQFRARQGHLTVPRKHIEDVEGDPVKLGAFISNMRRRATTLSAQRRADLDELGMKW
- the rfbD gene encoding dTDP-4-dehydrorhamnose reductase — translated: MSTRWLVTGARGLLGQDMMAELATRPDTVVTGLGRAELDITDPMAVRAVVRGHHVVVNCAAWTDVDGAERSEAAATAVNGTGVRHLALACADSGALLLHVSTDYVFPGDTREPCSEGAPTGPVNAYGRSKLAGERAVAELLPRTGYVVRTAWLYGAHGRNFVATMLELAARHETLDVVADQHGQPTWSRALARRLAVLGRAALGGRAPAGVYHGTADGRTTWYGLAREIFRLAGLDPERIRPVGSEEFPRRAPRPAFGVLGHGNWARCGLAVLPRWEDQLTAALAEHPFAALAEAARAHRPRASA